Sequence from the Vitis riparia cultivar Riparia Gloire de Montpellier isolate 1030 unplaced genomic scaffold, EGFV_Vit.rip_1.0 scaffold788_pilon_pilon, whole genome shotgun sequence genome:
tctctctctctctctctctctctctttctatatatatatatatatatatatatatatatatatataaatgtgaaaatagtTGAAGGAAATATGTTTCAAGCCCATTATAGATGATAAGGAGGTCTATGTTATGTCTCAATATTTCATGTTACATGTCTACTAGTCAACAtgaaactttatttttcatggatGATGAGCACTTAGGTGAAAACCCTCCAAAACTCTTAATCAGAGCTTCTCTATAATTCTGAAGGCAGCCACAGTAAGTATATCAAAGACCTTCAGATCATAGTAAACATTAGGCGGCACATAAGTCTCATTTGAACTCACAAACTCGTATCGGCATGTGCCTTGATATAGCGCTGCTTCGCGCAAGGACAGTTCAGCGCTATCATAGCTGCCATTCTTTAGCTCCAAAGCTGCTGAATTTAGCGCCGTCTTTGCATCAGAACAGTGCAGGAAGCAATGTTCATAGGCTGATTTTGTGGCATTGTGTTCAGGATTAGAAGCTAAATTCGACATGTTGCTTGCCAAGTAGCTAGAGTGGCTCATCAAACAGTCGATGATGATGTTGGCAATCCCTACCGCATCGGCTTTCCCCGAACGCTCGTCAGATTTTACACACTGCATGCATACTACTGGTACCTCAGCAGTGTGGCATGCACTTTCAATTAGTTTGTCTCCTGCCTCTACGGGCTTGAGTGTTTGGCCAAAGAAGAGAGGGGATGAAAGagtgagaagaaaaagaagaattacAGCAGCCATGGATGATAGCTGAAGTGTTGGTGTAGTTGTTTAGCATTCTCTTAGCACTTATATACAAGATGAAATCTCTCATTATTAATTGCTTTGGTGTAGTTACAGAATAGAATTTGCTATATGATAAATGCAATTGTTATTTATTACGTATCTTCTACGATTGACTTCCTTTACTCTTGTATTTGTTAGTTCTGTGACAAGGAGAagacattaataataataataattataataataaatgattaattctAGGTATTTTTAATTAGCTCAGTCATATTTAATTTAAGGGCTGAATCTGTAAGTCTTTATCATGAACCGATAAatgaaatctttattttattgattgagAAGATGTTTGGTTTTCgagaaatttgaaggaaaatgtaaggaaaagaaaatagaaggaaaagtggaaagaaaaaaaaaaattcaaagttgataaattatttttatatgtttctttaaatttatttttctttattatataaagattaaataattttaaaatacataaatttttaactaattttaattatattttattttctttcgtatttCTCACGGTGAAACCAAtcatgagaaaactatttttattaacatttttcttctttgcacTTTTTGAGAACCACAC
This genomic interval carries:
- the LOC117910625 gene encoding uncharacterized protein LOC117910625, which produces MAAVILLFLLTLSSPLFFGQTLKPVEAGDKLIESACHTAEVPVVCMQCVKSDERSGKADAVGIANIIIDCLMSHSSYLASNMSNLASNPEHNATKSAYEHCFLHCSDAKTALNSAALELKNGSYDSAELSLREAALYQGTCRYEFVSSNETYVPPNVYYDLKVFDILTVAAFRIIEKL